DNA sequence from the Rattus rattus isolate New Zealand chromosome 2, Rrattus_CSIRO_v1, whole genome shotgun sequence genome:
ATGAATGGTACGTGCGGTTCTGCCTGGATTAGGGCACAGGATTCTGCCAAGGGCCTCGCTGCATGCTGGGTTCAGTCCTGGGTGGAGGGAGTTGTAGCTCTTCGGGGTTCTAGGTGGAAAGGCAGTGTCTCAGAAGGGCACAGGATTAGGGTCAACCGAAGGAAGATCATGTTCAGAGAAGTGCTGGGCATGGAGTATGGATGTCTCTATAACTGGCCGTGCTGACTAGCTTTCTCTACAGATGGGAAGTTATACGATGCGTACGTGTCCTATAGCGACCGCCCAGAGGACCGcaaatttgtaaattttattctGAAGCCTCAGTTGGAGCGGCGTCGGGGATACAAGCTCTTCCTAGAGGACCGCGACCTCTTGCCGCGAGCGGGTACCACCCTTGTCCTGCCTCCTGGTCCCTACTCTGTTCCCCGAGTCCCGCCCTTGTCATTGGCCCCGCCTCTCATCTACCGGTCCACGCCCTTGCCTACAGAGCCCTCTGCCGACCTTTTGGTGAACCTGAGTCGCTGTCGGCGTCTCATCGTGGTTCTTTCAGATGCCTTCCTGAGACGGCCCTGGTGTAGCCAGAGCTTCCGGTGCGTCAGGCTGTTGGTTTGGGTGGAGGACCAGgaggcctctcctgcctctcctgacAATCCGGTCTCCGCAGGGAGGGACTGTGCCGCCTACTGGAGCTCACCCGCAGACCTATCTTCATCACCTTCGAGGGCCAGAGGCGTGAGCCCATTCACCCTGCACTCCGTCTCCTGCGCCAGCACCGCCACCTCGTGACCCTGCTGCTTTGGAAGCCTGGCTCCGTGGTGCGAAGGCTGGAGgcgagggggtggggggttgtgaGTGGTTGCCTGGGGTGCTGGAGGGCTAGGGGGACCTGCAGTCAGCCAACAGCAGTGCTATTTGGGCCTGGGTGGCTAGAGGCTTCCAGTTTGTAGATCCCCATGTGTTTATACTGACGGTCCAAACCTGGCCCCCAGACACCTTCGTCTGATTTTTGGAAAGAGCTACAGTTGGCACTACCACGGAAGGTGCAATACAGACCCGTGGAGGGAGACCCCCAAACCCGACTTCAGGATGACAAAGATCCCATGCTAATCGTGAGAGGACGTGCTGCCCAGGGCCGGGCCATGGAGTCAGAGCTGGATCCAGACCCTGAGGGAGACCTGGGTATGTCACTGCAAATCAAGGGGTCAGACAGAGCTCCAGCGTCCTGGAAAGGACCCAGGCTTGGAGGACTCTGGCATGGAGAGATCCTGCCTCCTAAGGCAGTGGCCCTGACAGTGGCCCTCACTGCCTCTTACTGGGGAGGTGTTTTGCTCCTAGGCCTCTGTGGGGGAACTTTCAGGGCTTCTAGTCTTTGGCTGGTGGGTATGAAGGGGCATGAAGTAACCCCTTCTGGTCACAGATCCTGGTAGAAGACTGGCTGTAGATCTTGCAGCCTCAGGCCTGTGGTGTTCCGCAGGTGTCCGTGGACCTGTCTTTGGGGAGCCACCAACTCCACTGCACGAAAGCAAGGTCTCCATAGGAGAGGGCCATGCCAGTGAAATGGATGTCTCTGACCTTGGCTCTCGAAACTACAGTGCGCGAACAGACTTCTACTGCCTCGTGTCTGAGGATGACGTGTAGCCCTTATCCTAGCAGCCCAGAGCATGACATCATGGCGGCAGCTTCCAGGGTAGAGGTGGGCACCCCTTCCTCCTAGGACCACAACAACCCTTGCCTCTATCCCTGGGCCCCTGGGAAGGAGTGTGGTTTCAGGGCGTCACAAATAAAATCCTCTTGGTTCCTGCCTGGCTTTATTTCTCTCTGGGTGGTAACTGCTATGCCTCTTATTGCTTCTGTCATGAGACCCTGACTCTTCCTTTTCACCCTTACCAGCGCCACATTTTCCGGGCTGCTGTCCACTCAAAACCTGCCTTCTGTCCTCAGCTATCCCTGGCATATCGCTTGCTCTCATAGCTCCTCCTTGGTACTTGGTTGGGAATCTGACTGTCTCTAGTCCTCTCTCAGTTGGACAGATCTTTCAGTAGGAAGCCACTGTTTATAATTTCACAAGGAATCGTCTCTGATGTCTTGTTTCGATTACTCCTGGACTTTAAACCTTGGGCAGCCAGACTGATGCTCCGGCCAGGGCACCTCCCAGCACCAGCTCAAGGTGGACAGAGAATATTGGGCGTGTTTATGGCATGGATATTACTCAGGAAGTCCCCGGCTCTGCTGTGTTTATGCCTCAGATAGCAGTAAGGTTGGCTATCCCCTTTAACTCCTTCCCTGTCctgtctgtgccttctggttcctgtaggcctgGAGGTGTGTCTTCTGGGACATGTAGGCATGTTTGGGGACAATGTACACTTCAGGATCTGTGGCCAGTCATGGAAACACATGGAGCTGAGACTCTGTTCAAAACCACCTTTATTCCCAATGTTGCCCGTCACAAAGCTATCAGGCCAGGGGCAGCCCCACCCTTGCCATTGTGACTGATCACCACCCAGCACACCAGAGCAGCTCAAGCCCTACCCCCTTCcctgcctgcagaagccagtcaATCCCCAGTTGCAAGCGCCTGTTCTTTTCTGGTGGCCCTGGTCCCTCAAGAGCACACACGGGactccagggagagagagagagagagagagagagagagagagagagagagagagagagagagagagagagagggggcctGTGGTCATCAGCTCTTCTTCTGTATGCTGTGGGACAGCAGGAGCTGAGCTTGTCTCTTGGAAGCTGAATCACTTCACCTCCAGGAGGCTTCACCTATGGGCCCAGGAAGTCCTCTTTCCGGTAGCCTTTCTGCagtgaagagaggacagagagatcaGGACTGCCTCTGCTatccctgagattctgccttccCTATAATGTTCCGTGCACAGCCTGGGCCCCTTGCTTCTGTGTTCCAGGCTTGTGTCCCTCCCCTGGTGACCTGCATCCTGTACTGAGCCTCATGCCCCGAGACCCTGTTGATGGACTCTGTAAAACATACCGCCCGGAAGTCACGGTGGAGCTTGCTGTACTGCCAGAGGTTGGCCAAGAGGCTGGAGGCTGCCCGGGATGACTTCTCACTGTCAGGGCTGTGGGCATTCCAAGAGGGTCAGGGTCAAGACTAGGAGGTAGGATGGGTGTGTATACCTTGGCCGTGTTGCTGTGGGCTGGTTGGTCCTTACCTATCCCTCTTCTTTTTGATGAAGACCAGTTTTCGGAGTCCATCGAAGTAGAGCAGGTCTCGGGCAGCAATAGGGCTGGCTACCACCAGGTTGTTGAGCACAGCTATGATGTTGACCAGCACCTCAGCCGGGGGACACTTCTCACCCACACTACCAGGAAGCTTCTCAATCAGGTGGCTCACTACCTTTGTGGCTGATAAGAGGTTAGGGTCAGTCTGCCATATTCTCTCCTGCCTTGGTGCCCAGAACCTCTGCCTCCCCTGggggctgacacacacacacctgcccactCCATTCGACTTGCTAACCAGAAGCCAGCTCCTTGGGAGACATGGGCTGTGTACTGGACCAGGGACAGAACTCACACATCTCGTCCTTGTTCCTAGCATTCCGAGACAGGTTTCGGATGAGGCCAGTCAGTGAGCGCAGCTGGTTGTGGTCAGCCGTGCGAACGCGGTCAAGCAAGGGGTTCAGGATGCGCTCCTGTTCCAGGGCCAGGCGGCTCAGCACACCTGCCCACtgcagagaaagacagggagcaTGGTGAAGCCCAGAAGCAGCCGGGCCAGCCCTCGCCAGCCCTAGCCAGCCCTAGCCAGCCCTAGCCAGCCCTAGCCAGCCCCGTTCAGGATTGAGGCAGAATCACTTCTTCATTTCTTGACTGCTACTTCAGCCCGCTCTGCCAAGTCAGGACCTGACCAGGTAACCCTTCTGCTCAGAATGTCAGAACCCCCAAATCCACACAGGGTCCCACTCCCCAGGCTGAGCAAGGGTTTTATGCCTCACTTTTAGGGATCCTTCCCCACAACAGACCATGAATTCCTAGGGTGTGGCTTTCATGCGTGAGCCTGAGTGCTTAGCATAAGACAGGAGTGGGGCCTGTCAGCCTACTGACCCTGCGGTCACCCGCGGTGATATTCTGTAGTGCTCCCGCAGCCGCCTCTGTCGTATGCCGATTTAGTTCACAGCGCTGCAGCAGTCGGTTGTACAACCCCACGATCTGGGGGCTCCACAGCCACTCGAGGCCCTTGGGATCCTTAGATACTTCAGCAAAAGTGAGTGCATCGGCTGTGAGAGGAAGCTGAGTGGGAGGGTACAGGAATCAACCAGGGGGACAACATCAGGCTGGTACTCCCCGTCCCCGGCCTCCCAGGCCTGGGCTCACCTCTCGCAGCCGCCGACTCTGGGGTGTAAAGCAGCCCACCACTTCACCAGGTGGTGCCCCCGCCATGTCCCTGCGGCCGCGGCCTTCAAGCCGCTGCAGTGCTGATGGTGGCATCTCGTCATAGAGGCGGTAGGACAGAttcctcagcacacacacagcattttccACACTCTGCAGGGAAGGAACAGAGGGTGGTCAGAGTGGGCCGAAGCCCCTGGGCCCCCTTGGCTCACCAGCTGCCCCTCACCTTGTCCTCACACTTGCCCACGTCCAGGGCATGGTTGATGTAGGTGACCAGAGCATCCACTAGCCCATGGCACTCACGCATCTTCTGGCGAGTGGCCTGGGAGGCTGAGCTGAGGTTCCTGGGGATAGAGGCAGATCAGAGGTTCCCCAGGGATCCCAACACAGTCCCCTCAGGGAGCCTCGACCTGAAGCCTCTGTCCTGGAGGTGAAATCATCAGGCACTGACCGGTCTTTCCCTCCTGAGTTGGCACTGGCCCCTGTGCCCTTCTGTTCCTGGACCTTACCAGATGCTTCTGGGCCTACCCTTCACATACCCATCCCCCAACTAACTCCTCAGTTTAGGAAGATGGATGTCAGGGCAAGAGACTTGATTCAGTGAATCATAAGCCCCAGGGTGTTCTGCCCATCCCACTCTTGCTTCGGCCCCTAAACTTTTCTCTGCCATTTATGTCTCCCGGTGGGcttggctaactgttcttgtcaATTGGGTGGTAAACGAGCATGCTTCTGCTAGAAGTTTCTCTAATCTCTCTGGcacctgcctctctcccctcaGCATCTCCTGGCCCAGTGCTTCCACTTAGCACACCTGAGGAAGCCAGTAGCATTGTAGAAGATCTCTGCCTCAGAAGCATTCTGCTGGATGAGGGGGGGCCCGCCTGCCCCTGACAGGGGGCTTAGCACCAGATCTGTGAGCTGCTCCAGTGTATCTCGGGCAAGGCGGTCCTTCAAGTGGTCACTGGAGGACAGGTTCCATAGGATCCCTGCACAAGATGGGGCCAAGGCTGCAGTCAGGGTCGGTTCCCTGGCTCTTTTGCTTCCTCTGGGGATGGTGCAGAGAGGCTCTCCACAACTTTTTacagagatttctttctttgtgtccaTGCGTGGGTATATCATAACCACATGAGTACAGGTATCCGCGGAGTCCAGGAGAAAGCaacagataccctggagctggagttacaagcagtcgtgagctgcctgatatgggtgctggggacagaacctgggtccttcggaagagcagcaaacactcttagtCACTGGGCCATCGCTTCAGCTCTTGACCCCACACTTTCTTGGAGCCTTGCCTTATTCTAGAGCTCCTCTGGAAAGGTCCTCAGTGTGACCTTTGCGGGCATGGGGCAGGAACAGagcaagaaagacagacaaggtGTGGGGATTTGAAGGCTTAGGAGTGGAAGCGAATGGGAGGAGAACTCAGTGAAGTCAAAGAGGAGCTCATGGAGGAACACTTGCTCTGCTTGTATACTTGAGTGCCATACCTAGCGCCACAGAAAATAAGAGTAAAAAGCCGCAAAAAATAGTTCTGTAGGTGAGATACTTATAATCTAGGACTTGAGGAAGCTAGAAATAGAagaattgccatgagtttgaggctatcctgggctacacagagaaaccctctcttaaAATAAATTGTCAGGCAAAGAGTTacctgcctttaaccccagcatttggggaaCACAGGCAAgtaatctctgtgagtctgaggccagcctggtgaacaTAAtgagttctgg
Encoded proteins:
- the Sigirr gene encoding single Ig IL-1-related receptor, yielding MAGVCDRVPNFLSPSEDQALGPALGSAVALNCTAWVFSRPQCPQPSVQWLKDGLALGNGSHFSLHQDFWVSDNFSEIVSSVLVFNLTKAEDYGTFTCSVWNVSSHSFTLWRAGPAGHVAAVLASLLVLVVLLLVALLYVKCRLNVLLWYQDTYGEVEMNDGKLYDAYVSYSDRPEDRKFVNFILKPQLERRRGYKLFLEDRDLLPRAEPSADLLVNLSRCRRLIVVLSDAFLRRPWCSQSFREGLCRLLELTRRPIFITFEGQRREPIHPALRLLRQHRHLVTLLLWKPGSVTPSSDFWKELQLALPRKVQYRPVEGDPQTRLQDDKDPMLIVRGRAAQGRAMESELDPDPEGDLGVRGPVFGEPPTPLHESKVSIGEGHASEMDVSDLGSRNYSARTDFYCLVSEDDV